A single Inediibacterium massiliense DNA region contains:
- the aroC gene encoding chorismate synthase — translation MSSMWGKNIKISIFGESHGKAIGVVIDGIFPGISLDMKKIKEELQRRAPGKSDFSTPRQEKDEVEILSGYFNEKTTGTSICAIIYNKDQKSKDYEKTKSIMRPSHGDYTGYIKYKGFNDYRGGGHFSGRITASIVFAGAIAKQILNTKNIFIGSHIKGIGNVEDDSFDYVDISKDLLQKLAKESFPVLNDSKREDMKNLILNVKKESNSIGGIIETGIINVPTGIGSPFFDSIESKLSQLLFSIPGIKGVEFGEGFKMSLMTGENGNDEFYIKDEQVKTHTNHNGGILGGISSGMPIVFKVACKPTPSIGKIQRSINIETMKNSKIQIEGRHDPCIVPRVIPVVEAMAALAILDLMMEDHVWRI, via the coding sequence ATGAGTAGTATGTGGGGAAAGAATATAAAAATTTCTATATTTGGTGAGTCTCATGGAAAAGCCATTGGAGTAGTCATAGATGGAATATTTCCAGGGATATCATTAGATATGAAAAAAATAAAAGAAGAATTACAAAGAAGAGCACCAGGGAAAAGTGATTTTTCAACTCCTAGACAAGAAAAAGATGAAGTAGAAATTTTAAGTGGCTATTTTAATGAAAAAACTACAGGAACCTCTATTTGTGCTATCATTTATAATAAAGATCAAAAGTCAAAAGACTATGAAAAAACAAAATCTATTATGCGTCCTTCTCATGGAGATTATACAGGTTATATAAAATATAAAGGTTTTAATGATTATAGAGGAGGAGGGCATTTTTCAGGAAGGATTACAGCCTCTATTGTTTTTGCAGGAGCCATTGCCAAACAAATTTTAAATACAAAAAATATTTTTATTGGAAGTCATATCAAAGGAATTGGAAATGTAGAAGATGATTCTTTTGATTATGTAGATATTTCAAAAGATTTATTACAAAAGCTTGCAAAAGAAAGTTTTCCAGTACTGAATGATTCCAAAAGAGAAGATATGAAGAATTTGATTTTAAATGTAAAAAAGGAATCAAATTCTATTGGAGGAATCATAGAAACAGGGATCATCAATGTTCCTACGGGTATAGGATCTCCATTTTTTGACTCTATAGAAAGTAAATTATCTCAGCTTCTTTTTTCTATTCCAGGAATTAAGGGAGTAGAATTTGGAGAAGGATTTAAAATGAGTTTGATGACAGGGGAAAATGGAAATGATGAATTCTATATAAAAGATGAACAAGTCAAGACTCATACTAATCATAATGGGGGGATTTTAGGGGGAATTAGCAGTGGCATGCCTATCGTATTTAAGGTAGCATGTAAGCCGACACCTTCTATTGGAAAAATTCAAAGAAGTATTAATATAGAAACTATGAAAAATTCAAAAATACAAATAGAAGGAAGACACGATCCATGTATTGTGCCAAGAGTGATTCCAGTAGTAGAAGCTATGGCAGCTTTAGCTATATTAGATTTGATGATGGAGGATCATGTATGGAGGATTTAA
- the aroE gene encoding shikimate dehydrogenase — MELYGLLGETLCHSFSPMIHENIFEKVKKKGHYHLFEVKREDIKKALQGLLALGIKGVNVTIPYKIEVMKNLDEIGEEAKKIGAVNTISFENNKMIGYNTDYYGFGMMLTHYDIDVAGKSAVILGSGGAAHGVIQYLLDKGIEEIIMVSRTPQKVFQAHKEVFVISYDELENLESKDMIINCTPCGMYPKIDVSPVKENIIVKFHTAIDLIYNPYETLFLSYANKNNVKAVNGLYMLVGQAMKSQEIWNHMTFSEKERNEIYEKIKSVMV, encoded by the coding sequence ATGGAGCTTTATGGACTTTTAGGAGAGACTTTATGTCATAGCTTTTCTCCAATGATTCATGAAAATATTTTTGAAAAAGTAAAGAAAAAAGGACATTATCATTTGTTTGAAGTAAAAAGAGAAGATATAAAAAAAGCACTGCAAGGACTGTTGGCGTTAGGAATAAAAGGAGTAAATGTAACGATTCCATATAAAATAGAGGTAATGAAGAATTTAGATGAGATAGGAGAGGAAGCAAAAAAAATAGGTGCCGTCAATACTATTTCTTTTGAAAATAATAAGATGATCGGATACAATACAGATTATTATGGATTTGGAATGATGCTTACACATTATGATATAGATGTAGCAGGAAAGTCTGCTGTAATATTAGGAAGCGGCGGAGCGGCTCATGGAGTGATTCAGTATCTTTTAGATAAAGGAATAGAAGAAATTATTATGGTGAGTAGAACACCACAAAAGGTTTTTCAAGCACATAAAGAGGTTTTTGTTATCTCTTATGATGAATTAGAAAATTTAGAGTCAAAAGATATGATTATCAATTGTACTCCTTGTGGAATGTATCCAAAGATAGATGTTTCTCCAGTGAAAGAAAATATTATTGTAAAATTTCATACTGCAATAGATCTCATTTATAATCCATATGAAACCCTTTTTTTAAGTTATGCAAATAAAAATAATGTAAAAGCAGTAAATGGATTATATATGTTAGTTGGACAAGCTATGAAATCCCAAGAGATTTGGAATCATATGACTTTTTCAGAAAAAGAAAGAAATGAAATTTATGAGAAAATAAAGTCGGTGATGGTATGA
- the aroQ gene encoding type II 3-dehydroquinate dehydratase: MKILIINGPNINFLGIREKEVYGETTYEDLCTYLYTEADKMDIDIGIVQSNIEGDIINYIQGAYQKYDGIIINPAAYTHYSIAIYDALKAVNIKAIEVHISNIHQREDYRKISVTAPACVGQICGMGIYGYVLAMMALKRIVK, translated from the coding sequence ATGAAAATACTAATTATTAACGGTCCCAATATAAATTTTTTAGGGATCAGAGAAAAAGAAGTTTATGGAGAAACCACTTATGAAGATTTATGTACATATTTGTATACAGAAGCAGATAAAATGGATATAGACATAGGGATTGTTCAAAGCAATATAGAAGGCGACATCATTAATTATATTCAAGGAGCTTATCAAAAGTATGATGGAATCATTATTAATCCAGCAGCATACACTCATTATAGCATTGCAATTTATGATGCATTAAAAGCGGTAAATATAAAAGCTATAGAAGTTCATATTTCAAACATTCATCAAAGAGAAGATTATAGAAAGATATCTGTTACAGCTCCAGCTTGTGTAGGGCAAATATGTGGAATGGGTATATATGGTTATGTACTTGCTATGATGGCATTAAAAAGGATAGTTAAATAA
- the aroB gene encoding 3-dehydroquinate synthase, with the protein MYNLEINLIHHQYPIYIQNGLFENIGIEMKKRYSKKKITILTDYHVEKIYGENLKNNLLKNDFLVKVISIPPGEKSKSIDTLMSIYENLLDFQMTRDDVMIILGGGVVGDVGGFAAATFLRGISFIQIPTSLLAQIDSSIGGKVAVNLERGKNLIGSFYHPEAVFIDPEVLKTLDPRFFNDGMAEVIKYACIKDKTLFYDLLEGTQQDLYKNLESIIYKCCTIKKEIVQRDEKDHGERMLLNFGHTIGHAIEKYFDYTTYTHGEGVAMGMAHITKRSEELGITKMGTFGELVKVLKKYDLPFEMPLMEKENMIKHIGVDKKRKEKSIYIILLKEIGESFIQNIKEEEMHAYL; encoded by the coding sequence ATGTATAATCTAGAAATCAATTTGATTCATCATCAATATCCTATTTATATTCAAAATGGATTATTTGAAAATATTGGGATTGAGATGAAAAAAAGATATTCAAAAAAAAAGATAACCATTCTAACAGATTATCATGTAGAAAAAATTTATGGAGAAAATCTCAAAAATAATCTTTTGAAAAATGATTTTTTAGTAAAAGTCATTTCTATCCCTCCTGGAGAAAAAAGCAAATCTATAGATACTTTGATGAGTATTTATGAAAATTTACTAGACTTTCAAATGACAAGAGATGATGTGATGATTATTTTGGGAGGAGGAGTCGTAGGAGATGTAGGAGGGTTTGCAGCAGCTACTTTTTTAAGAGGAATTTCTTTTATACAAATTCCTACCTCTTTACTTGCACAAATAGATAGTAGTATAGGAGGAAAGGTGGCTGTTAATTTAGAAAGGGGAAAAAATTTAATAGGAAGCTTTTATCATCCAGAAGCAGTTTTTATTGATCCAGAGGTATTAAAAACATTAGATCCAAGATTTTTTAATGATGGAATGGCAGAAGTGATAAAATATGCATGTATTAAAGATAAAACTTTATTTTATGATCTTTTAGAAGGTACTCAACAAGACTTATATAAGAATTTAGAGTCTATTATTTATAAATGTTGTACAATAAAAAAAGAAATTGTACAAAGAGATGAAAAAGATCATGGAGAAAGAATGCTTTTAAATTTTGGACATACGATTGGTCATGCAATAGAAAAATATTTTGATTATACTACATATACCCATGGAGAAGGAGTAGCTATGGGAATGGCTCATATTACAAAAAGAAGTGAAGAATTGGGAATAACAAAGATGGGCACATTTGGTGAATTAGTAAAAGTACTCAAAAAATATGATCTTCCTTTTGAAATGCCATTGATGGAAAAAGAAAATATGATAAAGCATATTGGAGTAGACAAGAAAAGAAAAGAAAAATCTATCTATATTATTTTATTAAAAGAAATTGGAGAAAGCTTTATTCAAAATATAAAGGAAGAAGAAATGCATGCATATCTTTAA
- the aroA gene encoding 3-phosphoshikimate 1-carboxyvinyltransferase, whose translation MDTIKILPSVLNGKVKIPPSKSMSHRAIICAALAHEESLITHVSLSDDILATLEGVEALGAKVNKRMDDDKTYSIRIEGAKKIICKKNKIDCKESGSTLRFLIPIGILTKDEMTFTGRGKLMERPLHEYYKIFEKQDIKYDTDNGKLPLTIKGNLKGDIFKVRGDVSSQFITGLLFALPLLKEDSKIIVTTSLESKSYIDLTIQMMSQFGVDIKKDKKDYWIQGNQEFKPSTYKVEGDFSQGAFFMVAGILGGNIRCMDLLIDSLQGDKAIIDIIKKMGGEIFVEGNDIVTKASKTHGITIDVSQCPDLVPAICVLASLSKGTTKIVNAKRLRIKESDRLKAMATELNKLGGCVKEFEDGLEIVGKESLIGGEVDSWNDHRIAMALGIVSIRCKHPVVIKNSHAVKKSYPEFWEDFKRLGGKIHE comes from the coding sequence ATGGATACGATAAAGATACTTCCTTCTGTTTTAAATGGAAAGGTAAAAATTCCTCCCTCAAAGAGTATGAGCCATAGAGCTATTATATGTGCAGCTTTAGCCCATGAAGAAAGTTTGATTACCCATGTTTCTCTTTCGGATGATATTTTGGCAACCTTAGAAGGAGTAGAAGCTTTAGGAGCAAAAGTAAACAAAAGAATGGATGACGATAAAACTTATTCTATAAGGATTGAAGGGGCAAAAAAGATAATATGTAAAAAAAATAAGATTGATTGTAAAGAATCTGGATCTACTTTGAGATTTTTAATTCCTATAGGGATTTTGACAAAGGATGAAATGACTTTTACAGGAAGAGGAAAATTGATGGAGCGTCCACTTCATGAGTATTATAAAATATTTGAAAAGCAGGATATAAAATATGATACGGATAATGGGAAATTACCATTAACGATAAAAGGAAATTTAAAAGGAGATATTTTTAAAGTAAGAGGAGATGTTAGTTCTCAATTTATTACAGGACTTTTATTTGCTTTACCATTACTCAAAGAAGATTCCAAGATTATTGTAACTACTTCATTAGAATCAAAATCATATATAGATTTGACCATTCAAATGATGAGTCAATTCGGAGTGGATATAAAAAAAGATAAAAAGGACTATTGGATTCAAGGAAATCAAGAATTTAAGCCTAGTACATATAAAGTAGAGGGAGATTTTTCTCAAGGAGCTTTTTTTATGGTTGCAGGAATATTAGGAGGAAATATAAGGTGTATGGATCTTTTAATCGATTCTTTACAAGGAGATAAAGCAATCATAGATATCATAAAAAAAATGGGAGGAGAAATCTTTGTAGAGGGGAATGATATTGTTACAAAAGCATCCAAAACACATGGGATCACAATCGATGTATCTCAATGTCCGGATCTTGTTCCAGCTATTTGTGTACTGGCTTCTCTTAGCAAAGGAACAACCAAAATAGTCAATGCAAAAAGGCTTCGTATAAAAGAATCAGATCGTCTAAAGGCAATGGCAACAGAATTAAATAAATTAGGAGGTTGTGTCAAAGAATTTGAAGATGGTCTTGAAATTGTAGGAAAAGAGAGTCTTATAGGTGGAGAAGTAGATAGCTGGAATGATCATCGTATTGCCATGGCACTGGGGATTGTATCTATAAGATGTAAGCATCCTGTTGTAATCAAAAATAGTCATGCAGTGAAAAAATCTTATCCTGAATTTTGGGAGGATTTTAAGAGGTTAGGAGGAAAAATTCATGAGTAG
- a CDS encoding chorismate mutase, with product MEDLRKEIDRIDEELVKLFEERMNIVLKIAAYKKENHIPIFHVKREEEVIRKNMLYLKDSYYEKWAKEFLKNLMDISKSIQKEKILEKE from the coding sequence ATGGAGGATTTAAGAAAAGAAATTGATCGAATTGATGAAGAACTTGTAAAATTATTTGAAGAAAGAATGAACATTGTTCTAAAAATTGCTGCATACAAAAAAGAAAATCATATTCCTATATTTCATGTAAAAAGAGAAGAAGAGGTTATTCGTAAAAATATGCTTTATCTAAAGGACTCCTATTATGAAAAATGGGCAAAAGAATTTCTAAAAAATTTGATGGATATTAGCAAAAGTATACAAAAGGAAAAAATTTTAGAAAAAGAATAG
- a CDS encoding shikimate kinase, translating into MNKKNMVLIGMPGCGKSTIGRILSKKINKEFIDIDEYIEKIEKKTIQEIFLNGEMFFREIEKKAVKEMSQKKDMVISTGGGVVKFHENIDHLKENGVVFFIDRPIDHIIEDINTNTRPLLKEGKEKIYQLYEERYSLYIKYCDYQVKNDNTLEGVIEKILVLWELEK; encoded by the coding sequence ATGAATAAAAAAAATATGGTTTTAATAGGCATGCCAGGGTGTGGAAAAAGTACCATAGGAAGAATTCTTTCAAAAAAAATCAACAAAGAATTTATTGATATAGATGAGTATATAGAAAAAATAGAAAAGAAGACAATCCAAGAAATTTTTCTAAATGGAGAAATGTTTTTTAGAGAAATAGAAAAAAAGGCAGTTAAAGAAATGAGTCAAAAGAAAGATATGGTCATCTCTACAGGAGGAGGAGTCGTAAAATTTCATGAGAATATAGATCATTTAAAAGAAAATGGAGTTGTTTTTTTTATTGATCGGCCTATTGATCATATTATTGAAGATATAAATACAAATACCAGACCTTTATTAAAGGAAGGAAAAGAAAAGATATATCAATTGTATGAAGAAAGATATTCTTTATACATAAAATATTGTGATTATCAAGTGAAAAATGATAATACATTAGAAGGTGTAATAGAAAAAATATTAGTACTTTGGGAGTTGGAAAAATGA
- a CDS encoding pseudouridine synthase, producing MKTQRIDKILGNMGYGTRKEVKYMIKDGRIKVDGEVVKSSSIHVSPNENTIEVDGEVLEYREYIYIMMNKPQGVVSATFDHKDETVIDLLEPMHQIFDPFPVGRLDKDTEGLLILTNDGKLSHELLSPKKHVPKTYFACIDGVVNQKDIDSFEKGVILDDGYKTLPAKLNILKSDDTSEIELTIVEGKFHQVKRMFEAVGKKVTYLKRISMGELYLDEDLELGEYKELTEEELEKLKNR from the coding sequence ATGAAAACCCAAAGAATAGATAAAATATTAGGCAATATGGGCTATGGAACAAGAAAAGAAGTCAAATATATGATTAAAGATGGACGAATTAAAGTAGATGGAGAAGTGGTAAAAAGTAGCAGCATCCATGTAAGTCCTAATGAAAATACAATAGAGGTAGATGGAGAAGTGCTAGAGTATAGAGAATATATATATATTATGATGAATAAACCTCAAGGAGTAGTATCTGCAACATTTGATCACAAGGACGAGACAGTAATTGATTTACTTGAGCCAATGCATCAAATATTTGATCCTTTTCCTGTTGGAAGATTAGATAAAGATACAGAAGGGTTACTTATTCTTACAAATGATGGAAAGTTATCTCATGAACTACTGTCTCCTAAAAAACATGTACCTAAAACTTATTTTGCATGTATTGATGGAGTAGTAAACCAAAAGGATATAGACTCCTTTGAAAAAGGAGTGATATTAGATGATGGATACAAAACTTTACCTGCAAAGCTTAACATTTTAAAAAGTGATGATACCTCTGAAATTGAATTAACTATTGTAGAGGGTAAATTTCATCAAGTAAAAAGAATGTTTGAGGCTGTGGGTAAAAAAGTAACTTATTTAAAAAGAATATCTATGGGAGAGTTATATTTAGATGAAGATTTAGAATTAGGAGAATATAAAGAGCTTACAGAAGAAGAATTAGAAAAATTAAAAAATAGATAA